DNA from Zerene cesonia ecotype Mississippi chromosome 29, Zerene_cesonia_1.1, whole genome shotgun sequence:
cttaaaaaatatgaatacaatttGCGATTGCGACCGATTGCattttcgtttaattaatatgtcaGCGTATTTCATCGGATTGGCgtgattttatttgaagattTTACACAAAAGGtaagtagaaaaaaaagtaataaagacCGAATgaagcattaaatattttcaattttgtcATATAATGTGGTATTTAAATgtagtattaatatatgtacctattgaTGTAATGGCTTTTAAGAACGagacatcatcatcaacagcccacatatgttcccactgctgggacacaggcctcctatgagggttcaggccataatctaccacgctggccaagtgcgggttggcagatgtcacatgtcgtcgaacttttgattctttgacatgccggtttcctcacgatgttttccttcaccgttttaagcagtggtgatattatccccatgcgcagataaattgaaaaatcaatttatttcctgcacgctcgcccggtctcgaaccccgaccgttcaattttgaagtccgaggttctcaccactgagccaccactgctttttttttgaACGAGACATAatagctattattatattaatagacaTTATGTACTTCAAGCGAAGgacaatattaatgaatatttatttaaaatgaacgtCGATTAAACCTCCAGCTTCTTTCCTACGTTAAGTCTATAATCAATCTCACATTGGACTGAAAgggaattataatatattaactactCACCCGTATTTTGCAAAGTTCGTCCACAATTTGGTAACTTGTTCGATCATTTTGTATGTGTTGGAATTCATATCAACTTCTGGTAGGCTAATTGAAGCaggaaatagataaaataaatcatcaacGTGCGATACGGGAGTTCTGTGAGCATATATGAAACTGCACCCCGCATTATGagcaaaaatgtttctttcagatttacatgaaaatttgtataaataacatttatttttgtttctcttAGCGCATAATGCTTGCCAACTTAAGGCGCcgtgtataaaataatccatACTCAAGAATTTCAgtaattcatcaaaattacATTCCTTGTTCACAAATTGatcttttgaataatatttcttaatcttTGTGCCAAGGGACATCTGCTCAATAACGGGAACATGGTTCATTATGTCGTGGGGCACAAAGAATTGTGCAAAGTGGCTGGCTTGTTTAAAAACCTCATCTACAGGAGAGCCCAGTGCAAAATATAAGAAGCCCTCATCCTCTGTGTATCCATTCATTATTTCTACATCTTCATGAATGCAATTACCATTTCGCATAAGATCAAAGAAATCTCCTTCAATGAAACATTCGTGACCctcaaattttttttctgaaacTATCCCATAGCAAACATGTGGGAATAATTTAGCCCTTTCTGTGAATGTGATTTGAACTTTTTTATTCACCAGGTTAATGGCTGGTtggtttttgaaaaattcaaatatctcCTTATCATTCTTGCATTCACATCCTAATTCTCTAGCAAGTAGGATAGCCCTATCACGTGCTCCATATGTTTGTGCCCATGGACAAAGTGATGTTCCACTTTGCATTATGGCTCTTTTGAAAAGTCCTTTACTCATCGGCGAAACTAAGTGTGCCGATACACTGGCTGCTCCAGCACTTTCGCCAAAAATAGTTACTTTATCAGAATCGCCTCCAAAGTTC
Protein-coding regions in this window:
- the LOC119838024 gene encoding esterase FE4-like — protein: MVRIKVNEGVLEGSKVDNVYGKPYFSFKGIPYAEPPVGDLRFKAPKPKSPWTGVRQAKEHGPESCQYDVIFTQSTEFIGKEDCLYLNVYTPNIEPENPLPVMVFIHGGGFFCGSGNSERYGPEFLIKHNVILVTINYRLDILGFLCLDTEDIPGNAGMKDQVAALRWVQNNIRNFGGDSDKVTIFGESAGAASVSAHLVSPMSKGLFKRAIMQSGTSLCPWAQTYGARDRAILLARELGCECKNDKEIFEFFKNQPAINLVNKKVQITFTERAKLFPHVCYGIVSEKKFEGHECFIEGDFFDLMRNGNCIHEDVEIMNGYTEDEGFLYFALGSPVDEVFKQASHFAQFFVPHDIMNHVPVIEQMSLGTKIKKYYSKDQFVNKECNFDELLKFLSMDYFIHGALSWQALCAKRNKNKCYLYKFSCKSERNIFAHNAGCSFIYAHRTPVSHVDDLFYLFPASISLPEVDMNSNTYKMIEQVTKLWTNFAKYGNPTPDDSLGARWLPYTAEQKHYLDIGEELIPGTSPDEEQIKFWEEMYREYCPQKLW